Part of the Pyrobaculum calidifontis JCM 11548 genome, GACATGATCGCCGACAGGCTGGCCGCCGGCGGGGCGCTGGGGGAGCTGGCCGCCCAGCTGCTGAGGACAGGCGGCTATCCAGCCGCCTCTTAGCCGGCCCGCGAGGGGCTTTTAAAGACGGCCCATTTTTTGTACATGTTCATGAGAAATACCGGGTGCCGCTTCCGAGCAAAGAGGGGGCGGGGGGAGCTGGTGTTTGAGGGCGTGGGTGGCGCCCACTACTACATGGGGTGGTGCCCCTCCAGCGAGGCTGTGGTGGCTATTCGCCGGGCTTCTCTGCCTCTCGCCATTGATAGAGAGGTGTGCCCCTCGGGGTACTGCCCCGTGACGTGTACAAACTGGGAGAGGGAGGCGCCCATCCTCTTGCTCAGCGGCGGTGGTGTGAGGGCCTTTGGCATCGGCGTAGGCCGCATGGTGGGGGAGGTGCACGACCTCCCAGTGCCCCCAGTCCCCTACGAGGACTTGGAGACGGGCGAATTGGGGTGGACTAGGCTTGTCCCCGACTTGGTGTTGGAGGACGTGCTCCCCTGGCAGGAGGCTAGGAAGATCTGCAGGTACCCAGAGCACTGCCAGCCGGCCCTCGTTGGCGAGGGGGGCTTGGTCAAGTCCATCGGCGACATACCCACCAGCTTTGCCCACGTCGCAGACTGCTCCTACGAGGGCTTCTCCCTCCTAGCCGCCCGATACGAGCCAGGCAACTTCGTCAAGGTTGAGGAGGATCTGTACTGGATAAGACACGAATACGCAGAGTGGGACGACCCGCGTTTCCCCGGCCTCGGCCGCCTCTTGGGGGAGGAGTTTCGGGTTAAAGAAGTCGAGGGTGACTACCTCCGCCTAGTGGGCCGCGGCGGCGATGAGCACATTGCGTGGGACTTTGTGTTGGGGGTGCTTGACTCTGGGGAGTGGGTGGTCATGGGCGAGGATGGTCTCTACTTGGCGGAGCATAGGGGTGGGCGCGTCGTCGTAACGGCGCCTTATCGGGGGCCGCTCATAGACGTGAGAGGGCCTCCCTCCCTCTACCCCCTCTTCTCGTACCGCATCCCCAGCGTTAGGAGGGCGGCTGAGCGGGTGGAGAGGCTCTTGGGCAAGTCCCTCAGAGAGCTGTTGGACGAGGAGGTTCCCAACCCCGAGCTCTACCTAAGGTGGCCCCTTGTGAGGAGGCGGTGGCAGTTCAAGGTGGTGCTTCACTACCCCTACCGCAACTACCTCTACCGCTTCCGCTACGTCCCGTCGGAGGATGGGCCGTTGTATGTCGTGTACAAGTTTGAGCCCAAGCTCCTTATCCCTCTGGGCGTTAGAAAGTGCCGTGTGGGTGTATCGGCGCAGGAGAGGCCGGGCCACGTGGCCGTCTCTATGGGCGAAGATCCGTGGGATAAGTACTGCCTCACCCTCGTGGACGGGGAGGGCAAATTCTACGTGGCTGTGTCTGCCGACCCCTACGACTGGCAGAGGTGGCTTCGGCCGCTCTTCACAGCCCGCGCCCCTCCGGCGGACTTCCCCTCCACGCCGCTCCCCACGGGGGACGGGTGGAGTAGGCTTGTCCACCCGCCTGAGCCGTTCCTCGACTTCCCCGACCCCATCCCCTACAACCCACACTGCGCCAGCTACTACGGCCACCTCCCCGGCAACTGCCAAGCCGTTGGGTCAAAATTCCCCGTAGCTCTTGGGTCAAGATACCACGAGACAGCTGGGTCGAGGTTCCCTGGGCGAGGCCGCCTCGTGGGCGAGGAGTTCCGCATAAAGGAAGTGGAGGGCGATTACCTGCGCCTTGTGGGGAGGGGTGGGGATGAGTACGTGGCGTGGGACTTCGTCTACGGGGTGTTAGATACTGGCGATTGGGTCCTCATGGGTGGGGACGGTCTCTACTTGGCGGAGCTTAGGGGCGATAGGATAGTTGTCGTGGCGCCGTATGGGGGGCCTGTGGAGAGGGTTAGGGGTCCTCCCTACGGCCTTCTCTACCCGGTTGTGGTGGGTGGGGTGGTGAGGTGGCCGGGGTGGGCTCCGCGGGTTGAGGTGGACCCGTGGTTGCTTTTGAGGTGGCCTCTTGTCTTGCCGGGGTGGGAGGTGGGTGGGCTTGAGTTCTACGGGGCCTACGGCTTGGGGCTTGTGGGGAGGGGCGTGAGAGTGAGGAAGGTGGAGGCTGAGAAGATATGGCTGAGGGAGATAGACGCTAAGTATTAACGGTTGCTAGCTTTGCCTTGTACTTCTTGTGTAACAGCTGGGCTAGGCGGACTGCGTATTGGCCGGGGGTCCCCCTGAACGCGGCCAGCGGCCACCTTGTGGCTATGTGAAACACCTCGTCGTCGCGGACACAGACCTCGCTGTCGCCAACCTGGAGGGCGCCCAGGGGGCAGTTTGTCTTTACAGAGGGGGTGCTTGGGAGGACGTCGCCGAGGAATGGGGGCCCCTCCACAGCCCTAACCTCGCCCCAGTAAGGCCCCTCCACCACGGCGTACCCCACCCTCCCGCTGGGCCCCACGTCTTCTATAAATGCCGCAGTGTAGAGGCCGTCTTTGCCCATGAGGACCCACCGGTCGCCGACGGTGCCTAAGACAAAGCGGAACGCCGGCACGACACCCTCTGGCGATTCCATCTGTAGATACTCGCCCTCAATGGCGTATACGGCGAAGCGCTCGTCCAAGTGGGCACCGCGGCCGGGGACGCGGACACGGGAGAAGATAGACCAAGGCCCCTCCACCCCGTAGCGCTTTAAGACTGGCTTGAGGTACTCTACGAGGTATCTAGCCGACGTCGCTTGGTACATGTCGTAGGGGGACAGCCTGTCTCCGGCCTTGAGTGGGAGTCTGAAAGGCCCGCCGGAGGCAGAGGGGTAGGCCAGGTAGGCGTTGGTGAGGTCTAAAACTCTGAGCAGGGAAGAGAGGTAGTCTTCAAAGACGAGGAGTGGGACAGCCCTACACCCGGGGAAGTAGCGACAGCGCCCCTCCACTCCCACCCCTAGGACAACTACCCTCGACCAGCCGTCGGATCGCTCGTTGTACTGCCTCGGGTATAGGCCGTAGACTACAGAGGCCATTTCAAAACCTCTCGGCCCCTCTCCACAAGCTCCCCCGCCTCGTCCTCCCACAGAGCCAAGTTATCCCCCATGTAGAAGCCCCCGGGGAACCTGCACCCGCTGGCCACCTCGGCCACCCTCTTTGTGCATAGTACGAAGGGCGGCAGGTCTGAGGGGCCCTCCACCTCTCTCACGTCGCCTCGGTAGGGCTCTTCCACCACGGCGTAGCCGACTCTGCCTCCAGGCCCCTCGGCCCTTTCGAAGCGGGCGAGGTAGAGGCCGTCTTTGCCCATGAGGACCCACCTGCCGCCGACAGTGCCAAGCACCACGTTGACGGCGAAGTCGAGCCCCCAGGGAGACTCCATCTGAAGATACTCACCCTCCACTGCATACACCGCGAACCGCTCGCCCAAGTGGGCGCCGCGGCCGGGCACTCTAAGTTCGTCTACTAACGTCCACCCCCCGCTCAAGCCGTACAAGTACGCGACGCCGTTTGCATAGTCCACTGGGTAGTACTGAGTGGCAGACACTGACCCGGGGTCGATTTCTGCGACGTCGTCGGGGAACACGGCCACGTCTGGGTAGCGGGTGCTCCACACCACTCTCGCCGGCCTCCCGCCTTTGGCCACCACGGGAGGCCAAAGGTGGCGCCTCCCCACGTCCGCGGGGCGTCTGCGGGAGATGTAGTAGGCGGCGACTCCGTCTACGCTGAACCCGTCGAAGTGCACCACGGGGTAGAGGGGGGCGAGCATCCCCTTGTACTCGGCCACGAGGTGTGGGCAGGGGGAGAGGCTAAAAGAAACCACGGGCAAGAGCCACCCCTCTCCGCCTCCCCAGCGCACAGGCAGAGCCGCGTAGGTGCGACACCTGGCGTAGTTCAATACCACGCGGAGGACGCGGGGTATGTGCCCAGTGCCGCACCCCACTGCCATAAACCCGGCCCCGGCCGCCTCGTCGTAGAGGAAGAGGTTGCAGAGTTCGTACATCTCGCCTAAGACGCGTTTGGTCTTGTGGTGCGGGAGAGAGGCGGGGTCGGGGCCTCCGAGGGGCAGTATTAGCCTACTTGAGGACCTCTGCCGCTGGGGCATAGCGCAGGTACGCCGACACTGCCTCGTCGACTGCGGAGCCCACGTCTGCCACAAACCTCATGTCCCCCTCCTCAAACCCAATAATAAACCTTGTCGGCGAGCTCCCGCCAGAGAGACTCATCTCTCAGTTTCTCAAAGCGCCGCGTAGTTCAGCACGGCGCATTCAGCTCTGTCAAACCTCTGCTTAGCCGGGAGGAGTAGCGATACCTACCACCTCGCATTAAAAGCAGTAAGGCGACATAGAGAGCTTGCCTCGACGCTTATGGAGGAGCACTTTTAAGTTGAGCTACTTTGCCCACGTGAGGGAGGTGTGTAAGATTTCTGCGTCGCGGAGGGGGCGAGGTACACTTTTGCGGGGAGTGGCCGCTATTTTTACATCTCGGCTATATACGATGACGACTTGATAGTGGCGGCTCTTAGGTGGGTTGACCTCTCGCTTCACGTGGAGTGGTCGTCTGTCTTGGACGAGGAGGAGGCCGCGGTGCTTTGCCAGAGGTGGACTAGGAGGGTGCCGGTGATAATAGACGAGGACGGCGCGGTTGTCTACTACGGCGAGGGGTGGGCAGGATAGAGGGGGAGGTGTACGACCTTCCCACGCCTCCGGTCCCCTACATAGACGCCGAGACTGGGGAGCTTAAGTGAGCTCCTCTAGGTCTGCGGACCGTATTTAGATTGTGGGAATGGAATTTGCCTAGTCCTACCTCCTGCTGTAGAAGATGAGCTTGTACGGTCGAGATGCCTCTTTATCCTGCCCCGGCCAAGTAGAACACCGCGGCGAGTGGCTCGAAGTTTTCCACGTAGTAAAGTGTGTCTGCGATATATGTCTTTTGGCGCCTCTACTGGAGTAGCCACTTCCATAGGGGGGTTATCTCTATGTCGACTTGGCCGACGCGCCGCGTGTCCTCTGTGTCCCATGTGACCACGTGGGCTTTTTTTAGTCCTAGTTTTTCGGCGGCTTTGGCGGCCTTTCGTATGTGGCTCTCGTCGGGGTCGTAGGCGGCCTCTACTACGGCCCTCTCCTGGCCCACGTAGTAGAAGTCTACTTCTTCTCTGTTTTTGATGTAGTAGATCTTCCCGCCTTCTTCGATGGCTTTTCTCAGTAGGTGTAGGTATGTCACGTTTTCTATTTTCCGCCCCTTGTCTAGCCCGGCTTTTGTCAAATTTGTGAAGGCTGGGTCTACGAGGTATATCTTGCGGGGGGCTCCCCGCCGCCTGCCGTAGGGGGGCACGACGAATATTAGGTAGGCCCACTGCATGTATTTGACGTATTTTATCACGGTTTTGGGGTCTATTTCTACTCCCTCTGAGGCGAGGGCGCGGGCGAGGCTTCGCCAGGTGACTGGGTTGGCGTAGTTCTCTACGACTGTGTAGAAGAGAGCCTCGAATTCCTCAGGCTCTCTGACTCCCCTGGCCTCTACTACGTCTCTGTAGAAGACTGTGTCGAGGAGGGCTCTCACTTTGTCGAGTGAGCGGCTTTTCCACACCTCGGGGAAGCCGCCCCATTTGAGGTAGTCGTCGAGTAGGCTCTTGAGGGCCCCCCTCTCGCGGAAGGTGTGGGGCGCCGTGCCGTGGGCCAACTCGGCGAATGAGAGCGGCAGGAGTAGCTTGGAGATGTACCTGCCTCTGAGGCGGCTCGGCACTTGGTCTACGGAGAGGGCCGAGGTGGAGCCCGTGGCGTATATCTGGAAGTCCTTCACGTCGTGTAGCCACCTAAGGTTGTAGTCCCAGTTGGGCCACTCCTGCACCTCGTCTAAGAAGAGGGCCACTCTGCCCTTGGGGTAGAGAGAGCGCACCTCCTCTGCCAGCTTCTTGGCGCTCCACTTCCTCAGCTCTGGGTTGTCAAAGGTGGCGTAGACGGCCTGGCCCCCGGCCTTCAACGTCTCCGCGGCCTTTTTCAACAGTGTAAAGGTCTTTCCCACGCGCCGCGGCCCCACCACAGCCACTATGTCGCTCCCCGCCTCTGGGAGGGCGAACCTCCGCGGTATCTCGTCTACGTACTTCAGCGACTCGACGTACTCCAGAGTCATCTCCTTTAGCATGTTCCATTGTAATCCACAAAAATTTATCTCTTTGTGGACTACAGTGGAACACATACGCCTTATCGCCACCGCTGACCGACGCCTGCGAGATCCCAAGCGCATGCCCTTTGCACCAGTTGGTCCCCTTGTCGTTGGAATGCGCATAAAGCTATCTCATCCCTTGGCCACTTTGGCGCGTGTTGAGGACCAGAGCCGAGTCTTGTTGACGTGGGGGCGTGGCTAGGGTGGGGCTTGGCCTGTGGCTAGGTAGTGGGCTTTTTCGGCCATGTATACTGCGTGGTCTGAGGCTCTTTCTAGGAATCTCAGCGCTAGGGTTTCTACGACGGAGCAGGGGGTGGGGTTTTGGATGGCGGCGGCTAACGCTTGTCTGTATTCTCGGTCTACGACTTCGTCGTCTAGTTTCCGCACTTCTTGGAGGGGGGCCGGGTCTCTGCGCAGAATCATTCCAACGGCCTTCTGGGTCATTTCTTTTACCACTTGGGTTATCTTTTCCACTTTCTCTGTGGGGCATTTGACTCCGAGCGTCTCCGCTGTCTCCGCCACGTCGTAGGCGTATCTCGCTATTCTGTACAAGTCGTAGGTGGCTTCCATGGCTGTTCTGAGGAGGCGGAGGTCTGTGGCCACTGGGTTGAACCTCGCTATTGCCTCCATTGCCAACTCCACCACCTCGTCGTGTATTTGGTGTATTGTGGAGGCTAGTTCTCTCACGTCGCGCGCCTTGCCTTCTCCCCTGTATACGGCTATGGCGAGGTCTACCGCCTTTAGGGCCAGCTGCGCCGCGTCGTTTAACATGTTTAAGATTCTCTCCTCTGCCATGTCGAGTAGGCGCCTCATATCTTCCCCGTGACGTACTTCTCTGTGAGCTCGTGGCGGGGCCTTGTGAAGACTTCTCTCACTGGCCCTTCTTCGACGATTTTTCCGCCGTATAGGAAGGCTACCCAGTCTCCCACCCGCGCGGCCTGCGGCGGGTAGTGGGTGACGAGGACTATGGTCATCTCCTTTTTTAGCTCGAGCATGAGCTCCTCGATTTTGGCTGTGTTTACTGGGTCGAGGTTTGCGGTGGGCTCGTCCATTAGGAGGACCTCTGGCTTAAAGGCGAGGGCTCTCGCTATGCAGAGCCTCTGTTGTTGTCCGCCGGAGAGGGAGGCGGCGGGGGCGTCTAGCCTGTTTTTCACTTCTTCCCACAGCTGGGCCTTCTCCAGGGCCCACCTTACTCTCTCTTGGAGCTCTGCCTTGGATTTGACTAGGCGGTTGAGCTTGGGGCCTAGGGCCACGTTTTCCCATATGGAGAGGGTTGGGATCGGGTTTGGGATTTGGAAGACCATTTGGACTCGCCTCCTGAGCAGGGAGAGGGGCATTTTGAATATGTCTTGTCCGTCTAGGTACACCTCGCCCTCTATCTTGGGCTTGTACAACTCTACCAGCCTGTTTAACACTCTGAGTATTGTGGATTTGCCGGAGCCGGAGGGGCCCATGATTACGTATATCACGTTGTTGGGGATCTTCATGGTGACTCCGTCTAGCACTTTTACGTCGCCGAATTGTAGCTTTAGGTCTCTAATGTCGATCACGTTGCGCCCTACCCCAGTTCTTAAATGTTTTGCCCATATGTACCCGGGGCCTCCCCGCCGCGCCTCCCCGCGCCGTCTTGGGGGCTTCATATGTGTCTACGCCGAGCGCTGGGCTAGGCGGGCGGCGGCGAATATGGCGAGTATTATCCACAGCAACACCGCGGCGGCGCCCCAAGCCACCTCGTTTTGAACTGTGTAGGGGGTCTGGGCCATGTAGTAGATGAGTAGCGTCAACGAGCCGGTGGGCTGGCCTAGGTCTACGCCGAAGATTTCGCTGGTGTAGTAGTCGTTTCCAAAGGCTGTGAAGAGGAGGGGGGCCGTCTCGCCGGCTATCTTGGCGGTGCCTAGGAGGAACGCGGCGAGGATGGCGCGGGCGGCCACTTTTCTCATGACGACGAAGAGTGTCTTGTAGAGGGAGCCAGTCACCGCGTACGCCGCCTCTTTGACTGCCTGCGGTATAGAGGCGTATGCCGCCGCGGTGAAGAGCGCCACGTATGGTATCATGATTATGGCTAGGGCGAGGGCGCCTGCGTATCCGCTGAACGGCCTTATGCCTAGTAGGGAGAGGAGGGCGTAGACGAGTAGCCCGATTGTTATTGTGGGGAATTCCACGAGGACGTTTACGCCGATTCTCGCCACTTTTGCCGCCAGCTCGCGGCGGAATTCGCCGAGGTAGACTCCTACGGGGAAGCCTATGAGGAAGCCGAAGAGTGCCCCAATGGCGGTCATGTAGAGCGTGCCCAAGAGCGCGGGGCCGATGCCGCCGGCCTCGTCGGAGGGGGTCGGCGGGATGTTCCAAAGAAACGCCAGCCCGCCGTGTTTTACCGCCATGGCTGTGCCGACGTAGAGCACTTGTGCGAGGAATATGTATACCAGCGCCGCGCCTCCGAGGACGCCTGCAATGGCCACGGCTATGGACAAAGTGTTTCTCAAGACGCGGGGCCCCGCCGCGCCGAGCGCCACCACTGCAACCGTCGCTGCGTAGAGGACGTGGGAGAGGCGCAGGCCGCCCAGCGTGGGGTCTCCCAGGAGGGCGGCCGCCAGCGCCGATAGGAGCAGCCCCGCCAAGAGGGCCCCCGCGTAGAACAGGGCTTGTATCATCGCCTAAATAGGAAGTAGACTGCCGCGGCGTTTATTGCGAAGCCTATCACGGCGAGGAGCAACGCGGCGGCGAAGAGTGCCGGTTGCATATATGCGTAGGCCTGGGCGTTTGGGAACTGTAGCGCTATCAGCGCCGAGACGTTTATGCCCGGCTCAGTCAACGCCTTTATTACGTTTACGAAGTTTCCCCCCACCACCATGGCCACGGCAACGGTTTCGCCGAAGGCCCTCCCCAGGGCCAGGATGAGCCCGCTGAACACGTACTGCCTTATGTAGGCCAGCTTCAGCCTCACAATTTCCCACCTGCGGCTTGTGATTGAGTGTATTGCCTCTACTACCTCCTTGGGCACCGCTGCGTAGCCTTCCCTAATTACAGAGGCGGCGAATGGCGTAATCATGATGGCCAAGAGCAGGGCGGCGGTCAACACAGTGGTACCTCCCCTGGGCTCCACGGCGAAGGGCCCCACGCCGTTGTAGCTCAGCCAGCCGAAGTCTCTCCAGAGTATTTCCTGCGCCGTCTGCATAACTGGCGCCAGGACGAAGAGGCCCCAGAGGCCGAAGACCACCGTCGGCACGGCGGCGACTAGGTCCATGGTGGTTCCCAAGACTACGGCGGCTCTTGGGGGGAGGAACTCATATGCCACAGCCACGAAGGATATGGCTAAGAAGGCGGCGAGTGTGAGCGCAAGCGCTGAGATCGCCAGCGTCCCCACTAGGGCTGGGAGTAGGCCGTAGCTCTCCCTCACGGGGTCCCAGTCTGC contains:
- a CDS encoding PstA family ABC transporter permease — its product is MIQALFYAGALLAGLLLSALAAALLGDPTLGGLRLSHVLYAATVAVVALGAAGPRVLRNTLSIAVAIAGVLGGAALVYIFLAQVLYVGTAMAVKHGGLAFLWNIPPTPSDEAGGIGPALLGTLYMTAIGALFGFLIGFPVGVYLGEFRRELAAKVARIGVNVLVEFPTITIGLLVYALLSLLGIRPFSGYAGALALAIIMIPYVALFTAAAYASIPQAVKEAAYAVTGSLYKTLFVVMRKVAARAILAAFLLGTAKIAGETAPLLFTAFGNDYYTSEIFGVDLGQPTGSLTLLIYYMAQTPYTVQNEVAWGAAAVLLWIILAIFAAARLAQRSA
- a CDS encoding ATP-binding cassette domain-containing protein, translated to MKPPRRRGEARRGGPGYIWAKHLRTGVGRNVIDIRDLKLQFGDVKVLDGVTMKIPNNVIYVIMGPSGSGKSTILRVLNRLVELYKPKIEGEVYLDGQDIFKMPLSLLRRRVQMVFQIPNPIPTLSIWENVALGPKLNRLVKSKAELQERVRWALEKAQLWEEVKNRLDAPAASLSGGQQQRLCIARALAFKPEVLLMDEPTANLDPVNTAKIEELMLELKKEMTIVLVTHYPPQAARVGDWVAFLYGGKIVEEGPVREVFTRPRHELTEKYVTGKI
- a CDS encoding phosphate signaling complex PhoU family protein translates to MRRLLDMAEERILNMLNDAAQLALKAVDLAIAVYRGEGKARDVRELASTIHQIHDEVVELAMEAIARFNPVATDLRLLRTAMEATYDLYRIARYAYDVAETAETLGVKCPTEKVEKITQVVKEMTQKAVGMILRRDPAPLQEVRKLDDEVVDREYRQALAAAIQNPTPCSVVETLALRFLERASDHAVYMAEKAHYLATGQAPP
- the pstC gene encoding phosphate ABC transporter permease subunit PstC; this encodes MLKGLLASLSFIPLAVVALLISLFVAESWPAWQKYGMSLITTADWDPVRESYGLLPALVGTLAISALALTLAAFLAISFVAVAYEFLPPRAAVVLGTTMDLVAAVPTVVFGLWGLFVLAPVMQTAQEILWRDFGWLSYNGVGPFAVEPRGGTTVLTAALLLAIMITPFAASVIREGYAAVPKEVVEAIHSITSRRWEIVRLKLAYIRQYVFSGLILALGRAFGETVAVAMVVGGNFVNVIKALTEPGINVSALIALQFPNAQAYAYMQPALFAAALLLAVIGFAINAAAVYFLFRR
- a CDS encoding ATP-binding protein, coding for MLKEMTLEYVESLKYVDEIPRRFALPEAGSDIVAVVGPRRVGKTFTLLKKAAETLKAGGQAVYATFDNPELRKWSAKKLAEEVRSLYPKGRVALFLDEVQEWPNWDYNLRWLHDVKDFQIYATGSTSALSVDQVPSRLRGRYISKLLLPLSFAELAHGTAPHTFRERGALKSLLDDYLKWGGFPEVWKSRSLDKVRALLDTVFYRDVVEARGVREPEEFEALFYTVVENYANPVTWRSLARALASEGVEIDPKTVIKYVKYMQWAYLIFVVPPYGRRRGAPRKIYLVDPAFTNLTKAGLDKGRKIENVTYLHLLRKAIEEGGKIYYIKNREEVDFYYVGQERAVVEAAYDPDESHIRKAAKAAEKLGLKKAHVVTWDTEDTRRVGQVDIEITPLWKWLLQ